The proteins below are encoded in one region of Oncorhynchus tshawytscha isolate Ot180627B linkage group LG04, Otsh_v2.0, whole genome shotgun sequence:
- the LOC112248325 gene encoding nuclear receptor subfamily 5 group A member 2-like isoform X2, translating to MMKIWKNCVLFVEIRSQDTTMDSLHVKVGFFKRTVQNKKRYTCAENQECKIDKTQRKRCPCCRFQKCLDVGMRLEAVRADRMRGGRNKFGPMYKRDRAMKQQKKALIRSTGFKLESAPPQLSPVQTNYGFTGTLHSLPSVPKGLMPSIPASITPTDYEVSLYGPSSLGVAMQPQGPLPTQYMCTAFPSRAIKSEYSDHHTSSPESLVGYPFPDVYPSGGSPQPPPLSPLVLELLRCDPDEMQVQSKIMAFLQQEQSGRGRQDRLSTFSLMCRMADQTLFSIVEWARSCIFFKELKVGDQMKLLHNCWSELLVLDHVFRQVQHGKESSLLLVTGQEMDLSSVGSQAGLSLSGLVQRGQELAGRLLALQVDRREVACLKFLLLFNPNVKLLENQVFVESVQEQVNGALLEYTVCTYPLYLDKFSQLVLHLPELRALSTQAEDYLCYKHLSGEVPCNNLLIEMLHAKKACI from the exons ATGATGAAGATCTGGAAGAATTGTGTCCTGTTTGTGGAGATAAGGTCTCAGGATACCACTATGGACTCCTTACATGTGAAAGTT GGCTTCTTCAAGAGGACAGTCCAAAACAAGAAGAGGTACACTTGTGCAGAAAACCAGGAGTGTAAAATAGACAAAACACAGCGGAAGAGATGCCCCTGCTGCCGATTCCAGAAATGCCTCGATGTTGGCATGAGATTAGAAG CTGTGCGTGCAGACCGCATGCGTGGGGGCAGGAATAAGTTTGGCCCCATGTACAAGCGGGACAGAGCCATGAAGCAGCAGAAGAAGGCTTTGATCCGTTCCACGGGCTTCAAGCTGGAGTCTGCTCCTCCACAGCTCTCCCCTGTACAGACTAACTATGGCTTCACTGGCACCCTGCACAGTCTCCCATCCGTCCCCAAAGGCCTTATGCCCTCCATCCCAGCCTCCATCACCCCCACAGACTATGAGGTCAGCCTCTACGGACCCTCCTCCCTGGGGGTGGCCATGCAGCCCCAAGGACCCCTGCCTACCCAGTACATGTGCACAGCATTCCCCAGCAGGGCCATCAAGTCTGAGTACTCTGACCACCACACAAGCtccccagagtctctggtggggTACCCCTTTCCGGATGTGTACCCCTCCGGAGGCTCCCCAcagcctccccccctctcccccctggtGCTAGAGCTGCTGCGCTGCGACCCAGACGAGATGCAGGTGCAGAGTAAGATCATGGCCTTCTTGCAGCAGGAGCAGAGTGGCCGGGGCCGGCAGGACAGGCTCAGCACCTTCAGCCTCATGTGTCGCATGGCCGACCAGACTCTGTTCTCCATAGTGGAGTGGGCCAGGAGCTGCATCTTCTTCAAGGAGCTCAAG GTGGGGGACCAGATGAAGCTTCTTCACAACTGCTGGTCTGAGCTGCTGGTCCTGGACCATGTCTTCAGACAAGTGCAACATGGGAAGGAGAGCAGCCtgctgctggttactggccagGAG aTGGATCTGTCATCCGTGGGGTCACAGGCGGGCTTGAGTCTGTCAGGCCTGGTCCAGAGAGGACAGGAGCTGGCTGGGAGGCTACTAGCCCTGCaggtggacaggagagaggttgcCTGCCTCaagttcctcctcctcttcaatcCCA ATGTGAAGCTGTTGGAGAACCAGGTGTTTGTGGAGAGTGTTCAGGAGCAGGTGAATGGGGCTCTGCTGGAGTACACTGTGTGCACCTACCCCCTGTATCTGGACAAGTTCAGCCAGCTGGTGCTGCATCTGCCAGAGCTGCGTGCCCTCAGCACCCAGGCAGAGGACTACCTGTGCTACAAACACCTGAGTGGGGAGGTGCCCTGCAACAACCTGCTCATTGAGATGCTGCATGCCAAGAAGGCCTGTATATGA
- the LOC112248325 gene encoding steroidogenic factor 1-like isoform X1, translated as MLGEKAQGVPLMVGVMDYNYDEDLEELCPVCGDKVSGYHYGLLTCESCKGFFKRTVQNKKRYTCAENQECKIDKTQRKRCPCCRFQKCLDVGMRLEAVRADRMRGGRNKFGPMYKRDRAMKQQKKALIRSTGFKLESAPPQLSPVQTNYGFTGTLHSLPSVPKGLMPSIPASITPTDYEVSLYGPSSLGVAMQPQGPLPTQYMCTAFPSRAIKSEYSDHHTSSPESLVGYPFPDVYPSGGSPQPPPLSPLVLELLRCDPDEMQVQSKIMAFLQQEQSGRGRQDRLSTFSLMCRMADQTLFSIVEWARSCIFFKELKVGDQMKLLHNCWSELLVLDHVFRQVQHGKESSLLLVTGQEMDLSSVGSQAGLSLSGLVQRGQELAGRLLALQVDRREVACLKFLLLFNPNVKLLENQVFVESVQEQVNGALLEYTVCTYPLYLDKFSQLVLHLPELRALSTQAEDYLCYKHLSGEVPCNNLLIEMLHAKKACI; from the exons GCGTTCCATTGATGGTAGGCGTAATGGACTACAACTATGATGAAGATCTGGAAGAATTGTGTCCTGTTTGTGGAGATAAGGTCTCAGGATACCACTATGGACTCCTTACATGTGAAAGTTGTAAG GGCTTCTTCAAGAGGACAGTCCAAAACAAGAAGAGGTACACTTGTGCAGAAAACCAGGAGTGTAAAATAGACAAAACACAGCGGAAGAGATGCCCCTGCTGCCGATTCCAGAAATGCCTCGATGTTGGCATGAGATTAGAAG CTGTGCGTGCAGACCGCATGCGTGGGGGCAGGAATAAGTTTGGCCCCATGTACAAGCGGGACAGAGCCATGAAGCAGCAGAAGAAGGCTTTGATCCGTTCCACGGGCTTCAAGCTGGAGTCTGCTCCTCCACAGCTCTCCCCTGTACAGACTAACTATGGCTTCACTGGCACCCTGCACAGTCTCCCATCCGTCCCCAAAGGCCTTATGCCCTCCATCCCAGCCTCCATCACCCCCACAGACTATGAGGTCAGCCTCTACGGACCCTCCTCCCTGGGGGTGGCCATGCAGCCCCAAGGACCCCTGCCTACCCAGTACATGTGCACAGCATTCCCCAGCAGGGCCATCAAGTCTGAGTACTCTGACCACCACACAAGCtccccagagtctctggtggggTACCCCTTTCCGGATGTGTACCCCTCCGGAGGCTCCCCAcagcctccccccctctcccccctggtGCTAGAGCTGCTGCGCTGCGACCCAGACGAGATGCAGGTGCAGAGTAAGATCATGGCCTTCTTGCAGCAGGAGCAGAGTGGCCGGGGCCGGCAGGACAGGCTCAGCACCTTCAGCCTCATGTGTCGCATGGCCGACCAGACTCTGTTCTCCATAGTGGAGTGGGCCAGGAGCTGCATCTTCTTCAAGGAGCTCAAG GTGGGGGACCAGATGAAGCTTCTTCACAACTGCTGGTCTGAGCTGCTGGTCCTGGACCATGTCTTCAGACAAGTGCAACATGGGAAGGAGAGCAGCCtgctgctggttactggccagGAG aTGGATCTGTCATCCGTGGGGTCACAGGCGGGCTTGAGTCTGTCAGGCCTGGTCCAGAGAGGACAGGAGCTGGCTGGGAGGCTACTAGCCCTGCaggtggacaggagagaggttgcCTGCCTCaagttcctcctcctcttcaatcCCA ATGTGAAGCTGTTGGAGAACCAGGTGTTTGTGGAGAGTGTTCAGGAGCAGGTGAATGGGGCTCTGCTGGAGTACACTGTGTGCACCTACCCCCTGTATCTGGACAAGTTCAGCCAGCTGGTGCTGCATCTGCCAGAGCTGCGTGCCCTCAGCACCCAGGCAGAGGACTACCTGTGCTACAAACACCTGAGTGGGGAGGTGCCCTGCAACAACCTGCTCATTGAGATGCTGCATGCCAAGAAGGCCTGTATATGA